GCGGGCGGCCACGATCACGACCACGAGCATCACGACGGCGGTGGCAACACCGTCTTCGGGTTCTGGGTCTACCTGATGAGCGACTGCCTGCTGTTCGCGGGCCTGTTCGCCACCTACGCGGTGCTGTCCGGCGCCACGGTGGACGGACCGACGGCGAAGGAGCTGTTCGACCTGAAGTTCGTGCTGGTGGAAACCTTCCTGCTGTTGTTCAGTAGCTTGAGCTTCGGCTTCGCCATGATCTCCGCGCACAAGCGCAAGATGGCCGGCCTGTACGGCTGGCTGGCGGTCACCGCGCTGCTGGGTATCGGCTTCCTGTGCATGGAAATCTGGGAGTTCAACCACCTGATCCATGAAGGTGCGGGCCCGGGGCGTAGTGCGTTCCTGTCGGCCTTCTTCTTCCTGGTGGGCACCCACGGCCTGCACGTGGCGTCAGGCTTGTTGTGGATGGCGGTGCTGGTGATCCAGATCTCCAAGAACGGCCTGACCGCGCGCAACAGCACGCGTCTTGCCTGCCTGAGCCTGTTCTGGCACTTCCTGGACATCATCTGGATCGGTGTGTTCACCGTCGTCTATCTGCTGGGAGCGCTGTAATGGCCAATCACCACCACACCGAAAACGCTGCCGACGCGCATGCCGGCGGTCTGAAGTCCTATCTGATCGGCTTCGTCATGGCCGTGATCCTCACCGTCATCCCGTTTGCGATGGTGATGAGCGGGGCGTTCTCCAAGGGCGTCACCGTCATCGTGATCTCGGTGATGGCTGCCGTGCAGATGCTGGTGCACATGGTGTACTTCCTGCACATGGACCGTACGCCGGAGCAGCGTTCCAACGTGCAGGTGGGCCTGTTCTCGCTGCTGATCATCGGCATCGTGATCGTGGGTTCGCTGTGGGTGCTGCACAACATGAACGTCAACATGATGCATTGAGACGGCAGCCACGCCGGATCACTGAAAGCCGCCGGAGCTCCGGCGGCTTTTTTTTTGCCCGGCAATCCATCGCAGCATGACCAATGGCATACGGGGGAAGCGCTGGCGTGCGCTTAGCATCGAAGGCTGCCTGATCCAGGTCCCAACGGAATCGCGATGAACGTCCCCACTGTCTTGTCCTTGTCGCTGCTCGCGGCGCTGTCCCTGCCTGCCGCCGCACAGACCGCCGCGCCGCAGGATGTGCCGTTCGAAGGCACCTTGAAGATCGACGTCGATGCCACCGATCTGCAGCACCGCATCTTCAGGGTCAAGACCACCATGCCGGCCAAGCCGGGCCCGATGACGCTGCTGTATCCGCAGTGGATCCCGGGCAACCATTCGCCCACCTGCCCGATCGACAAACTGGCCGGCCTGGTGATCAAGGTCGATGGCAAGGTGGTGCCCTGGACGCGCGACCAGTTCGATGTCTACGCCTTCAAGGTGGACGTGCCGCAAGGCGCCAGCGAGCTGGTGGCCGAATTCAAGTTCCTCTCGCCGCAGGCCAGCAGCCAGGGCCGGGTGATGATGACCCCGGAAATGCTCAACCTGCAGTGGAATACCACGGCGCTGTATCCGGCGGGCTACTTCGCGCGCAACATCAAGGCGCAGGCCAGCGTGACCTTGCCGGCGGGCTGGAGCTATGCCACGGCCATGGAAACCGAACGCCGGGTGGGCGATACGGTGACCTTCAAGCCGATCGATTTCGATGACCTGGTCGACTCGCCGATGTTTGCCGGCAAGTACTACAAGCGGGTCGAATTGAGCGCCGGCAAGCAGCCGGTGTATCTCAACGTCTTTGCCGACGAAGCCAAATCGCTGGACGCCAAGCCCGAGCAGATCAAGGCGCACGCCGCGTTGGTGCAGCAAATGGACAAGCTGTATGGCGCGCGGCATTTCGACCACTACGAATTTTTGCTGGCGCTGACCAAGAAGCTGGGCGGCATCGGCCTGGAGCATCACCGTTCCAGCGAGAACAGCGGTGCACCGAACTACTTCACCGAGTGGGACAAGAGCTGGACCGGGCGCGACTTGCTGGCGCATGAGTTCAACCACTCCTGGAACGGCAAGTACCGCCGCGGCGCGGATCTGGCGACGCCGAATTTCAACGTGCCCATGGGCGACAGCCTGCTGTGGCTGTATGAAGGCCAGACCCAGTTCTGGGGCGAAGTGATGTCGGCGCGCTCCGGCCTGTGGACGCAGGAACAGGCACGCGACATGCTGGCCGGCGTAGCCGCCCAATACGAGCGTGGCCGCCCCGGCATGGCGTGGCGCACGGTGCAGGACACCACCAACGACCCGACCATGTCGATGCGCCGCCCCAAGGCGTACCGCAACTATCAAATGTCGGAAGACTATTACTCCGGCGGCCAGATGATGTGGCTGGAAGTGGATAGCAAGCTGCGCGCGTTGACCAACAACAAGCGCTCCATCGATGACTTCGGCAAGGCGTTCTTCGGCATGAAGAACGGCGATTGGGACGTCAATCCGTACACGTTTGATGACATCGTCAGCACCCTCAACGGCGTGGCTGCCTTCGACTGGGCGAGCTTCCTGCGCAGTCGCATGGATGGGCATGGTTCGTTGATCGGCGGCATCGAAGCCAATGGCTGGAAGCTGGTCTACAACGACGAGCCGAACCTGGCCACCAAGACCGACGAGAGCGACGACAAGGACGCCAGCCTGACCTATTCGCTTGGCATGTCGTTGAAAGCCTCGGGCGATATCAGCGATGTGCTTTGGGACGGCCCGGCCTTCAATGCGGGCCTGATCACGGGCAATACGATCGTGGCGGTCAACGGCCGCGCCTTCAGTAGTGACGTGATCAAGGACGCGATCACCGCCGCCAAGGGAACCACCGTGCCGATCGAGCTGCTGGTCAAGCGACTCGACCGCTACGACACAGTGCGCATCGACTACCACGGCGGGCTGCTGTATCCGCATCTTGAGCGGATTGCCGGCAAACCGGACCGTTTGAGCGAGCTGTACAAGGCGCGTTGAATGGAGCGCTGCGCCGGCATCCTGCATGCGTGCAGGATGCCGGTGTAGAGCTGGATGATCGTCGATGGATGAGCGGTGCTTGTTCGGCTGAAGCAGTCTGGTGCGTGGGCGTCGCTCGTTCACCTTGCCGCTCGCTGGGTGCGCTGTTTGCAAATGTCGTAGTGGTTTAGATGCGCCTTTTCAGGGCCTTTGTTCGCGCGAGGCATGCCGCCGCATCTCGCTACGCGGAGTGACGGCGCCATCCCGGCTTATGTCCGGGTGCCGGAACCATCTGCGTGCGTTTCCTGCATCAATGCCTGAGCGACTCCATGCATGCCGCAGGCGGGTAGTTTTTGTCGCGAGCTGCGAGCAGCATTCTTGAATCCCGAATCCCGAATCCCGAATCCCGAATCCGCGACGCGCAGTGCGCTCTGCATCGGGACTGAGTAATCGAATGGCGTGCATCAACGGTCGATGCCGCGCCGGCTGGACCCGCAACCGCTGACACATCACACGGCGATCGGCTGACGCCAGTCTCCGGCTCAGGTCGCGCGCGGTGAGACCCGCCGCAGCTATGCTTCGGCTTTAGAAGCAACGGCAAGAAGATGATGGCGAAGGCGAAGACGGCCTATGTCTGCGGCGAATGCGGCGCCGAGTACACCAAGTGGCAGGGACAGTGCACCGAGTGCGGGGTGTGGAACACGCTCAGCGAGATCGTGCTGGAAAGCGCCACGCCCGCTGGCAAGGCCTCGCCGGCGGCCTCGCGGCGCAGCGGCTGGGCGGGCAAGACCGAAGCGCCCAAGATCACCGCGCTCAAGGATGTGCAGCAGTCCGAGCAGGCGCGGGTGTCCACCGGCATCGGCGAGTTCGATCGTGTGCTTGGTGGCGGCCTGGTCGAGGGTGCGGTGGTCCTGATCGGCGGCGACCCGGGTATTGGCAAGTCGACGTTGTTGCTGCAGGCGCTGGCCAGCATGGCCAGCACGCTGCCGGTGTTGTACGTCACCGGCGAAGAATCGCTGGCCCAGGTGGCCGGGCGCGCGGTGCGGCTGGACCTGCCACTGGAAGGGTTGAATGCGCTGGCCGAAACCGGGATCGAGAACATCCTGCAGCACGCCAGCGTGGCGCGGCCCAAATTGATCGTGGCCGACTCGGTGCAGACGCTGTGGACCGAGTCGCTGACCGCGGCACCCGGCTCGGTCAGCCAGGTGCGCGAGAGCGCCGCACGGCTGGTGCGTTATGCCAAGGAAACCGGCACGGCGGTGTTCCTGGTCGGGCATGTCACCAAGGAAGGCGGCATCGCCGGCCCGCGCGTGCTCGAGCACATGGTCGATGCGGTGCTGTATTTCGAGGGCGAAAGCGGCAGCCGCTTCCGCTTGCTGCGTGCGTTCAAGAACCGCTTCGGTGCGGTCAACGAGCTGGGCGTGTTTGCGATGGGTGAGAAGGGCCTCAAGGAGGTCTCCAACCCCTCGGCGATTTTCCTTTCCGGCGGCAGCACCCATCAGCCGGGCAGTTGCGTGATGGTGACCCGCGAAGGCACGCGTCCGTTGATGGTGGAGGTGCAGGCGCTGGTGGATGCCTCGCCGTTGTCCAATCCGCGGCGGGTCGCCGTGGGGCTGGAGCAGAACCGCCTGGCGATGTTGCTGGCGGTGCTGCACCGGCATGGCGGCATCGTGGTCGGTGACCAGGACGTGTTCGTCAACGTGGTCGGCGGTATCCGGGTACAGGAGACCGCCGCCGACTTGCCGGTGCTGCTGGCGGTGTTGTCGTCGTTGCGCGACCGGCCACTGGCCGAGAAGACGATCGCCTTCGGTGAGGTGGGGTTGTCGGGAGAGATTCGCCCGGTGCCCAACGGCGAGGACCGCCTGAAGGAGGCGGCGACGCACGGCTTCAAGCGCGCGATCGTACCCAAGGCCAATGCGCCGAAGGCGTCCAGCATCAAGGGCATGGAGATCGTTGCCGTGGAGCGATTGAGCCAGGCCCTGGAAGCGGCGGCGGAGTAAGCCCGCAGCCGCCACCGACGTTGTCGCTAAGTCGCTGCCTGGTTGCTCGCCTCTACCGGGCTCGCTGTTGCGGGCGGCGCAGGCGCTGCGCCTCCACGTTCTGCAAGCTGCAGCTCTCCCCAGCGACAAGTGCGATGGGGGGCGTGCGGCCGTGCGGGTCAGCAGCAGCGCCAGGCCCGACCGCTCGTCGGACAGCGCCAGCCATACGCGCCAGAGCGTAAAGAAAACGTTTTCACCAGACTGCGGCTATGGCACCATGCGCGGCCCGTTGCACTGTGCACCGGATCACACACACCGCTTATTGCTCGTCACCAGGAGACTCACGATGGAATGGATGTTGCTGCCGCTCAAGCGTTATGCCGACTTCAATGGTCGTTCGCGCCGCAAGGAATATTGGATGTTCATGCTGCTGCAGGCCATCATCCTGCTGGTGCTGGGTGGTCTTTTCGGCATCGCAGCGGCAGTGGGCGGCGGCGATAACGGCCCGGGCGCGCTGGCCTGGGTGGTCTTCGCGATCATGGTGATCGTGATGCTGGCAATGGTGGTGCCGAGCATTGCGGTGAGCGTGCGTCGCTTCCACGACCAGGGCAAGTCTGGCTGGTTCTATCTGATCAGCCTGGTGCCTTACCTCGGCGGCTTCATCGTGTTGGTGTTTATGTGCCTCGAAGGTACGCCCGGCCCGAACGAGTACGGCGAGAGCCCGAAGCAGTAAGTTCTTCTAAACTGCAAAAAACAGCGGCGCCAAGGGAAACCTGGCGCCGTTGTCGTTTATGGGTGTTTGCATCGGTGCGGTAATGCAATGGCAGCAGCGGGGGTTGCCATGCGGCGCAAGCTTGATCAGGAGCGGCGGGGGATCTGGCGAGAACGCCGCCTTGTTGCTGGACATCAACGCTCTGCAGGGATGGCCAATATTTCCGGTGTCGGCGATGCCGCAACGACGGCGGCCGAAGCACTGCTCCATGCGGCGCTTCGGCCTCGCATTACTGACATTGCTGCCTCGAACGTACACGTCTGCGCTGACTGCGAAGCCCAAGTCTTCATGAGCCGTCGCAACACGAACGAACCCCATCGACCGTGCGCGTGACGTCGCGCCCGTGCAGCCAAACACTCTGACTCAGGCGAGCTCCGTCAAGACGCCAGCAATGCCTGCACCGCTGCGTGATCTCCAAGCAGAGCAGCCGCAGCTCAGCAAGCTGCGGTGCGATTGACCGTATTGGACGTCATGCCCTTGGAAGGTGCCGCCGTGTTGCCGTCCGACAGCGCCAGTTCGAGCTTGTAGCCATGCGAATACACGGTGCGAATGCGCACCGCGCCACTGTGGTTGCACAGCCGCAGTTTCTTGCGCAGCTTGTAGATGTGCTGTTCCATGGTGCGGTCGGTGAACTCGGTATGGCTACCCCAGACCGCCTTGGCCAGCTGGCAGCGGCGGAAGCACACGCCCGGATTCGAAAACAGCAGCCAGGCGATGGAGAACTCGCGCGCGGTCAAGGCAATCGCGGTCTCGTGCAGGTACACCGTGTTCTTCTCGCGGAGCAGCTGATACGGGCCCACCTTGATCTGCTGGGCCTGGATGCAGGTGGCTGCCATCGGCCAAATGGCGAGCGATGCGCGCACATGCAACTCGTGTGAGTTGACTGGCAGGCTGAGCACTTCGTGGGCGCCGGCGCGATACCAGGCCAGCAAGTCGTCGGGGCACTCGAAACGGCCCAGCACAATCAGTGGGGTGGGGTGACCACTGTGGCAGCGCTGCCAGGCGAGCAGGGAACTGTCGTCCGATGCCACGCAATGGGCATCGAAAACCAGAAGCTCGCACGGCGAGTGGCGCAGGCAGCGCAGCAATTCGAGTTCGTCTGAAAAGATGGTGACCTCTGGGACCAGAGTCGCCAGGCTGGCGTTGATCTGTGATGCCAGCCGCGCGTCCTGCGTCAGTACGAATGCCGATCCTTGGCGGTCATTCGCAGCGGCGTCCATCACTCGCGCGCCCACGCCGGCGGTACGGGCGCAGCCCAGACCATGGAACTGAGCACAACAGGCTTACTAAAGGTATCCAGGCACATAGCCATATCACTCGACCGCTTCGGGGGGATCTGACCTGCGTCAGACGAATGGTATATACCATTGCGGAGGCGAAAAGTTTCGTTGCCTAGCGCGAATTCCGATCAGCGGAGTCATCCGCTTTAGCGG
The nucleotide sequence above comes from Xanthomonas campestris pv. campestris str. ATCC 33913. Encoded proteins:
- the cyoC gene encoding cytochrome o ubiquinol oxidase subunit III, with the translated sequence MIMSSTTTLDHHGAHAGGHDHDHEHHDGGGNTVFGFWVYLMSDCLLFAGLFATYAVLSGATVDGPTAKELFDLKFVLVETFLLLFSSLSFGFAMISAHKRKMAGLYGWLAVTALLGIGFLCMEIWEFNHLIHEGAGPGRSAFLSAFFFLVGTHGLHVASGLLWMAVLVIQISKNGLTARNSTRLACLSLFWHFLDIIWIGVFTVVYLLGAL
- the cyoD gene encoding cytochrome o ubiquinol oxidase subunit IV, with amino-acid sequence MANHHHTENAADAHAGGLKSYLIGFVMAVILTVIPFAMVMSGAFSKGVTVIVISVMAAVQMLVHMVYFLHMDRTPEQRSNVQVGLFSLLIIGIVIVGSLWVLHNMNVNMMH
- a CDS encoding M61 family metallopeptidase; translated protein: MNVPTVLSLSLLAALSLPAAAQTAAPQDVPFEGTLKIDVDATDLQHRIFRVKTTMPAKPGPMTLLYPQWIPGNHSPTCPIDKLAGLVIKVDGKVVPWTRDQFDVYAFKVDVPQGASELVAEFKFLSPQASSQGRVMMTPEMLNLQWNTTALYPAGYFARNIKAQASVTLPAGWSYATAMETERRVGDTVTFKPIDFDDLVDSPMFAGKYYKRVELSAGKQPVYLNVFADEAKSLDAKPEQIKAHAALVQQMDKLYGARHFDHYEFLLALTKKLGGIGLEHHRSSENSGAPNYFTEWDKSWTGRDLLAHEFNHSWNGKYRRGADLATPNFNVPMGDSLLWLYEGQTQFWGEVMSARSGLWTQEQARDMLAGVAAQYERGRPGMAWRTVQDTTNDPTMSMRRPKAYRNYQMSEDYYSGGQMMWLEVDSKLRALTNNKRSIDDFGKAFFGMKNGDWDVNPYTFDDIVSTLNGVAAFDWASFLRSRMDGHGSLIGGIEANGWKLVYNDEPNLATKTDESDDKDASLTYSLGMSLKASGDISDVLWDGPAFNAGLITGNTIVAVNGRAFSSDVIKDAITAAKGTTVPIELLVKRLDRYDTVRIDYHGGLLYPHLERIAGKPDRLSELYKAR
- the radA gene encoding DNA repair protein RadA, translating into MAKAKTAYVCGECGAEYTKWQGQCTECGVWNTLSEIVLESATPAGKASPAASRRSGWAGKTEAPKITALKDVQQSEQARVSTGIGEFDRVLGGGLVEGAVVLIGGDPGIGKSTLLLQALASMASTLPVLYVTGEESLAQVAGRAVRLDLPLEGLNALAETGIENILQHASVARPKLIVADSVQTLWTESLTAAPGSVSQVRESAARLVRYAKETGTAVFLVGHVTKEGGIAGPRVLEHMVDAVLYFEGESGSRFRLLRAFKNRFGAVNELGVFAMGEKGLKEVSNPSAIFLSGGSTHQPGSCVMVTREGTRPLMVEVQALVDASPLSNPRRVAVGLEQNRLAMLLAVLHRHGGIVVGDQDVFVNVVGGIRVQETAADLPVLLAVLSSLRDRPLAEKTIAFGEVGLSGEIRPVPNGEDRLKEAATHGFKRAIVPKANAPKASSIKGMEIVAVERLSQALEAAAE
- a CDS encoding DUF805 domain-containing protein, which produces MEWMLLPLKRYADFNGRSRRKEYWMFMLLQAIILLVLGGLFGIAAAVGGGDNGPGALAWVVFAIMVIVMLAMVVPSIAVSVRRFHDQGKSGWFYLISLVPYLGGFIVLVFMCLEGTPGPNEYGESPKQ
- a CDS encoding winged helix-turn-helix transcriptional regulator, yielding MDAAANDRQGSAFVLTQDARLASQINASLATLVPEVTIFSDELELLRCLRHSPCELLVFDAHCVASDDSSLLAWQRCHSGHPTPLIVLGRFECPDDLLAWYRAGAHEVLSLPVNSHELHVRASLAIWPMAATCIQAQQIKVGPYQLLREKNTVYLHETAIALTAREFSIAWLLFSNPGVCFRRCQLAKAVWGSHTEFTDRTMEQHIYKLRKKLRLCNHSGAVRIRTVYSHGYKLELALSDGNTAAPSKGMTSNTVNRTAAC